A genome region from Streptomyces xanthophaeus includes the following:
- a CDS encoding SRPBCC family protein has protein sequence MEHQVFVPVPADDLRAVLRDPARVARCVPGLQQDADTDAGPVSGRLKVRVGGSTVTYRGALAVTERGPAHFTFEGEGTEVRGSGTVKFALDLRLTPVPDGTRLDFTAEVTADGRAAAFPPEAAATAVRRLLDRAAGQLTLGSAPDAVSDPVAEAEEAEEAEQAAGGEGGEDAEDGAGPASGEDDVTEVTASLFETDVPPPSLDPFLAGRFEGPDGAPRPPAEAAHARRTMIGRSAEEVDHAPPRGRYAPVPAPASAGAGDSLRWIAPAAAFALASAVVIGRALRRRR, from the coding sequence ATGGAGCATCAGGTGTTCGTCCCGGTACCGGCAGACGATCTCCGCGCCGTGCTGCGCGACCCCGCCCGGGTGGCCCGGTGCGTGCCGGGACTCCAGCAGGATGCCGACACCGATGCCGGGCCGGTCTCGGGCCGGCTCAAGGTCCGGGTCGGCGGGAGCACCGTGACCTACCGGGGCGCCCTGGCCGTCACCGAGCGCGGCCCCGCGCACTTCACCTTCGAGGGTGAGGGCACGGAGGTCCGGGGCAGCGGGACCGTGAAGTTCGCCCTCGACCTGCGGCTGACCCCCGTCCCGGACGGGACCCGGCTCGACTTCACCGCCGAGGTCACCGCCGACGGGCGCGCCGCCGCCTTCCCGCCGGAGGCCGCGGCCACCGCCGTACGGCGGCTGCTGGACCGGGCAGCCGGACAGCTGACCCTCGGCTCCGCGCCCGACGCCGTGAGCGACCCGGTGGCCGAAGCGGAGGAAGCCGAGGAAGCCGAACAAGCAGCGGGCGGCGAAGGCGGAGAGGACGCAGAGGACGGAGCGGGTCCCGCTTCCGGTGAGGACGACGTCACCGAGGTCACCGCCTCCCTCTTCGAGACCGACGTACCGCCGCCGTCCCTGGACCCCTTCCTCGCCGGTCGGTTCGAGGGCCCCGACGGAGCCCCCCGGCCCCCGGCCGAGGCCGCCCACGCCCGCCGCACCATGATCGGCCGCAGCGCGGAGGAGGTGGACCACGCGCCGCCGCGCGGGCGGTACGCCCCGGTCCCCGCGCCCGCCTCCGCCGGCGCCGGCGACAGCCTGCGCTGGATCGCCCCGGCCGCCGCCTTCGCGCTCGCCTCGGCGGTCGTCATCGGCCGAGCCCTGCGGCGCCGTCGCTGA